Proteins co-encoded in one Pseudorhizobium banfieldiae genomic window:
- a CDS encoding IclR family transcriptional regulator: MTEPKNTLERVLAVLEVFTEERLEWTGEELMEELGYSRPTLYRYLKTLKDAGFLISRPNAGFTLGPKVVEMDYLMRKSDPLILAGHDYLTQLAQRFSCTALLVRWYGNRLLCVDSVSSTTNPISSYPRGRPMPLGRGAISRSILAFLPKRRLLPLITNSLDDFKAVGLGESIDDVLQTLKSVRKAGYATAYGEVTPGVVGIAAPVFDAGRTPVGSICITIKGSLVSGTLIDEISGYVRQAAVEITGSITRDRDIHNLTL, encoded by the coding sequence GTGACCGAGCCCAAAAACACCCTGGAACGTGTCCTCGCTGTCCTTGAGGTGTTCACCGAGGAAAGACTGGAATGGACGGGCGAGGAGCTCATGGAGGAGTTGGGATATAGCCGCCCAACACTCTATCGCTATTTGAAGACGCTGAAGGATGCGGGCTTTCTGATATCTCGGCCAAACGCAGGGTTCACTCTCGGGCCGAAGGTGGTCGAAATGGACTACCTGATGCGCAAGTCGGACCCGCTCATTTTGGCTGGCCACGACTATCTGACGCAGTTGGCGCAGCGCTTCTCATGCACCGCGTTGCTGGTTCGCTGGTATGGCAACCGCCTCCTTTGTGTTGATTCCGTTTCGTCCACGACAAATCCAATCAGCAGCTATCCACGGGGCCGCCCCATGCCACTCGGACGCGGCGCAATCTCCCGATCGATCCTGGCATTCCTCCCCAAGCGCCGGTTGCTGCCGCTTATCACAAACAGCTTGGATGACTTCAAGGCGGTGGGCTTGGGCGAGAGCATAGACGACGTCCTGCAAACGCTGAAAAGTGTCCGCAAGGCCGGGTATGCGACGGCCTATGGCGAGGTGACGCCCGGCGTGGTGGGCATTGCTGCCCCCGTGTTCGACGCTGGCCGGACGCCGGTTGGCAGCATCTGCATCACGATCAAGGGCAGTCTGGTCAGCGGGACGCTCATAGACGAGATCAGCGGTTATGTTCGGCAAGCCGCGGTCGAGATAACCGGTAGCATTACCCGCGACCGCGACATTCATAATCTCACTCTATGA
- a CDS encoding amidohydrolase family protein, with protein MRKIDAFNHIWPKPFFDALIEHIGTMTDITMRSGAVPMMTDLDRRFEVMDMFGEEYQQVLSLASPPLEKLAGPEKALELSRIGSDAMAELVETYPDRFPGFIGTAPMNNPEAVIEESRRAIEDLGAVGMQIFTNIAGDPVDLPQYQPFFDYMAKSGKPVFLHPARGENFPDYLNEKRSEYEIWWTFGWPYETSAAMARMVFSGFFDKFPGLKVVTHHAGGMVPFFEGRVGPGWDQMGKRTTDRDLAQVRKALKRPHLDYFKEFYADTASFGSRKAIEHAMEFFGEDRVLFASDAPFDPEGGPMYIRETIRILESLDVSEEVRAKLFHGNAIQLLGLET; from the coding sequence GTGAGAAAGATCGATGCCTTCAACCACATCTGGCCGAAGCCGTTCTTCGACGCCTTGATTGAGCACATCGGCACGATGACCGACATCACCATGCGGTCGGGCGCGGTACCGATGATGACGGATCTCGACCGCCGTTTCGAGGTCATGGACATGTTCGGGGAGGAGTATCAGCAGGTGCTTTCGCTGGCATCGCCGCCGCTGGAGAAGCTTGCGGGGCCCGAAAAGGCGCTGGAACTGTCCCGCATCGGGTCAGATGCCATGGCCGAACTGGTTGAGACCTATCCGGATCGGTTCCCCGGCTTCATCGGGACCGCTCCGATGAACAATCCCGAGGCAGTCATCGAGGAAAGTCGTCGTGCAATAGAGGATCTGGGCGCTGTCGGGATGCAGATCTTCACCAACATTGCCGGCGACCCTGTGGACCTGCCGCAGTACCAGCCGTTCTTCGACTATATGGCGAAGTCCGGGAAGCCCGTTTTCCTCCATCCGGCACGCGGTGAGAACTTCCCCGACTATCTGAACGAGAAACGCTCGGAATACGAGATCTGGTGGACCTTTGGCTGGCCCTATGAGACGTCCGCGGCAATGGCAAGGATGGTGTTCTCAGGCTTCTTCGACAAGTTCCCCGGCCTGAAGGTGGTGACGCATCATGCGGGGGGCATGGTGCCGTTCTTCGAAGGACGCGTGGGTCCCGGTTGGGACCAGATGGGCAAACGCACCACGGATCGGGATCTCGCCCAGGTGCGCAAGGCGCTGAAGCGGCCGCATCTCGACTACTTCAAGGAGTTCTACGCCGACACGGCGTCGTTCGGCTCTCGCAAGGCGATCGAGCATGCCATGGAGTTCTTTGGTGAAGACCGCGTGCTGTTTGCCTCCGATGCGCCCTTCGATCCTGAAGGAGGACCCATGTACATCCGCGAGACGATCAGGATCCTTGAGAGCCTCGACGTGTCGGAAGAGGTGCGCGCCAAGCTCTTTCATGGCAATGCCATCCAGCTTCTTGGACTTGAGACGTGA